A window of Corvus moneduloides isolate bCorMon1 chromosome 30, bCorMon1.pri, whole genome shotgun sequence contains these coding sequences:
- the LOC116436718 gene encoding uncharacterized PE-PGRS family protein PE_PGRS54-like isoform X37, protein MRRYFSRYGEGSFSSSSAHCGTLGGGDRRFGGFGQGYGSRSLHNLGGFRNVYTGGGYGGEGVGYGRCLGFGGWRQPERGFGGRGYFVGAFQGGETGLGGTYRGVSGREVLGGGLGVGEQGAGQGLGQAGVLRGIEEVHVNTNLLRPIQLQVDPEFQRARSDEKEQIKALNNKFASFIEKVQCLERQNQALLAKWELLQQQSSGPEESRNINNFFQSYISNLQRQLETLQSQKEQLDPEAYNMLRLVEDYKNRFEEEINKRTSKEEEFVELKKELDSAYMGKMEFDVRVDILRQELEFLRCLYEAELSQLQTVVGNTDIIVSMDNHRELNMDGIIEEVRQEYEGMAQKSTAELDAMYQGRYQDLQNMWVNQREQLRNSHQEIQELTRQIQRLQPEIEIARKRNSSLQDSIKDAEHRGSSAIRDGQKKLQELENALQQAKDDLSHLVHDYQELLNVKLGLDIEIAMYRSLLEEEENRIQEGSLATICVIDHNSRAPGVFGGIKSVKGGMSSGGTSGSGVKGPISGGGKGGSSSGGSGSICGGGKGSGYRGGGSSGGGGSMSKGSSSSGGWGSSSGGGGSSYGGGKGSGYGGGGSSGGGGSICGGGSSSGSGGSMSKGSSISGGGGSSSGGGGSSYGGGKGSGYGGGGSSGGSGGSMSKGSSISGGGGSSSGGGGSSYGGGKGSGYGGGGSSGGSGGSMSKGSSISGGGGSSSGGGGSSYGGGKGSGYGGGGSSGGGGSICGGGSSSGSGGSMSKGSSISGGGGSSSGGGGSSYGGGKGSGYGGGGSSGGSGGSMSKGSSISGGGGSSSGGGGSSYGGGKGSGYGGGGSSGGGGSICGGGSSSGSGGSMSKGSSISGGSISGGGGSSGHGGSSYGSGGSISGGEGGSGYGGSSGYGGGSGRRGSISGGGHSSGGWGSGSGSGGSSSGGGISSGYGGGESSGRRGSISGGGGSSGHGGSSYGSGGSISGGEGGSGYGGSSGYGGGSGRRGSISGGGGSSGSGGSSYGSGGSISGGEGGSSYGGSSGYGGGSGRRGSISGGEGGSGYGGSSGYGGGSGRRGSISGGGHSSGGWGSGSGSGGSSSGGGIGSGYGGSSGSGGSSSGGCIGGGEGGGGSSGRRGSISGGGHSSGGYGSGSGRCSPHSGGISSGGWSSSGRRGSISGGGGEGGGGSSGHGGSSYGSGGSISGGEGGSGYGGSSGYGGGSGRRGSISGGGHSSGGWGSGSGSGGSSSGGGISSGYGGGESSGRRGSISGGGGSLGSGGSSYGSGESICGGEGGSGYGVGGSSGRRGSISGGGGGGGGGGSGHGGSSYGSGGSISGGEGGSGYGGSSGYGGGSGRRGSISGGGGSSGHGGSSYGSGGCIGGGEGASGCGGGSGYGGGSGYGGGSGYGGNSGYGGGSGYGGNSGYGGGSGYGGGGSSISGGWGSSSAGTCSPGSRGEGGWDCSGGDSFYGGGTCGARTSSCRDGTEEGGSGGGCSSPRLGYWSAYGSGSGSSGDAAHN, encoded by the exons ATGAGACGATATTTCTCCAGATATGGGGAAGGGAGTTTCAGTTCTTCTTCTGCTCACTGCGGGACCTTGGGAGGTGGAGACAGGAGATTTGGAGGGTTTGGGCAAGGGTatggcagcaggagcctccACAACCTTGGAGGGTTCAGGAATGTCTATACTGGTGGAGGCTACGGAGGAGAAGGAGTAGGATATGGGAGATGCCTTGGGTTTGGTGGCTGGAGACAACCTGAGAGGGGCTTTGGTGGAAGAGGATATTTCGTGGGAGCTTTTCAAGGTGGTGAAACAGGGCTTGGTGGCACCTACAGAGGAGTTTCAGGCAGGGAGGTGCTCGGAGGAGGTCTTGGAGTAGGGGAACAAGGGGCTGGACAGGGATTGGGACAGGCTGGAGTTCTCCGAGGCATTGAGGAGGTCCATGTCAACACCAACCTGCTGAGGCCAATACAGCTCCAGGTGGACCCTGAGTTCCAGCGAGCGCGCTCGGATGAGAAGGAGCAGATCAAAGCTCTCAACAACAAATTCGCATCATTCATCGAGAAG GTTCAATGTCTGGAGCGGCAGAATCAGGCACTCTTGGCCAAGTGGgaacttctgcagcagcaaagctctggccctgaggagagcaggaaCATCAACAACTTCTTCCAGTCCTACATCAGCAACCTGCAGCGGCAGCTTGAGACGCTCCAGAgccagaaggagcagctggatcCCGAAGCCTACAACATGCTCCGGCTTGTTGAGGATTATAAAAACAG aTTCGAGGAGGAGATCAACAAACGCACGTCCAAGGAGGAGGAGTTTGTGGAGCTTAAAAAG gaaCTGGATAGTGCATACATGGGAAAAATGGAGTTTGATGTCCGGGTGGATAtcctgaggcaggagctggagttCCTCCGGTGTTTATATGAAGCC gagctgtcccagctgcaaACAGTGGTTGGGAACACTGACATCATTGTGTCCATGGACAACCACAGGGAGTTGAACATGGATGGAATCATCGAGGAGGTCAGGCAGGAATATGAGGGGATGGCCCAGAAGAGCACAGCTGAACTGGATGCCATGTACCAGGGCAGG TACCAGGACCTGCAGAACATGTGGGTGAATCAACgagagcagctgaggaacagTCACCAGGAAATTCAGGAACTCACCAGGCAGATCCAAAGACTCCAACCAGAAATTGAAATTGCAAGGAAAAGG AATTCCAGCCTCCAAGACTCCATTAAAGATGCTGAGCACCGTGGGAGCTCGGCCATCAGGGATGGCCAGAAAaagctccaggagctggaaaacGCCCTCCAACAGGCCAAGGATGACCTTTCTCACCTTGTCCATGATTACCAGGAGCTCCTGAATGTAAAGCTGGGCCTGGACATCGAGATCGCCATGTATCGATCACTCcttgaggaggaggagaacag GATCCAGGAAGGATCACTGGCCACAATCT GTGTCATTGACCACAATTCCAGAGCTCCTGGAGTCTTTGGAGGCATAAAAAGTGTGAAGGGGGGAATGAGCTCTGGTGGTACCAGCGGGAGCGGAGTGAAAGGGCCGATCtctggagggggaaaaggtgGATCCAGCTCTGGTGGGAGTGGGTCCATCTGTGGAGGGGGAAAAGGTTCAGGatacagaggaggaggaagctcaGGTGGTGGAGGTTCCATGTCCAAGGGTAGCAGCAGTTCGGGAGGGTGGGGGTCCAGCTCTGGTGGAGGTGGTTCAAGTTATGGAGGTGGAAAAGGTTCAGGatatggaggaggaggaagctctGGAGGAGGTGGGTCCATCTGTGGAGGAGGATCCAGCTCTGGCAGTGGAGGCTCCATGTCCAagggcagcagcatctctggagGTGGAGGATCCAGCTCTGGAGGAGGTGGTTCAAGTtatggaggaggaaaaggttCAGGatatggaggaggaggaagctctGGAGGCAGTGGAG GCTCCATGTCCAagggcagcagcatctctggagGTGGAGGATCCAGCTCTGGAGGAGGTGGGTCAAGTTATGGAGGTGGAAAAGGTTCAGGatatggaggaggaggaagctctGGAGGCAGTGGAGGCTCCATGTCCAagggcagcagcatctctggagGTGGAGGATCCAGCTCTGGAGGAGGTGGGTCAAGTTATGGAGGTGGAAAAGGTTCAGGatatggaggaggaggaagctctGGAGGAGGTGGGTCCATCTGTGGAGGAGGATCCAGCTCTGGCAGTGGAGGCTCCATGTCCAagggcagcagcatctctggagGTGGAGGATCCAGCTCTGGTGGAGGTGGGTCAAGTTATGGAGGTGGAAAAGGTTCAGGatatggaggaggaggaagctctGGAGGCAGTGGAGGCTCCATGTCCAagggcagcagcatctctggagGTGGAGGATCCAGCTCTGGAGGAGGTGGGTCAAGTTATGGAGGTGGAAAAGGTTCAGGatatggaggaggaggaagctctGGAGGAGGTGGGTCCATCTGTGGAGGAGGATCCAGCTCTGGCAGTGGAGGTTCCATGTCCAagggcagcagcatctctggag GATCCATCTCTGGag ggggaggaagctCAGGTCATGGAGGATCCAGTTATGGCAGTGGCGGGTCCATcagtggaggagaaggaggttcCGGCTATGGAGGGAGCTCAGGATATGGAGGTGGCTCTGGCAGGAGAGGGTCCATCTCTGGTGGTGGTCACAGCTCTGGAGGGTGGGGATCAGGCTCTGGCAGTGGTGGAAGCAGTTCTGGAGGAGGAATCAGCTCCGGCtatggaggaggagaaagctCTGGGAGGAGAGGGTCCAtctctggaggaggaggaagctcaGGTCATGGAGGATCCAGTTATGGCAGTGGTGGGTCCATcagtggaggagaaggaggttcCGGCTATGGAGGGAGCTCAGGATACGGAGGTGGCTCTGGTAGGAGAGGGTCCATCTCTGGTGGTGGAGGAAGCTCGGGCAGTGGTG GATCCAGTTATGGCAGTGGTGGGTCCATcagtggaggagaaggaggttcCAGCTATGGAGGGAGCTCAGGATATGGAGGTGGCTCTGGCAGGAGAGG GTCCATcagtggaggagaaggaggttcCGGCTATGGAGGGAGCTCAGGATATGGAGGTGGCTCTGGCAGGAGAGGGTCCATCTCTGGAGGTGGTCACAGCTCTGGAGGGTGGGGATCAGGCTCTGGCAGTGGCGGGAGCAGTTCTGGAGGAGGAATCGGCTCCGGCTATGGAGGAAGCTCAGGCAGTGGAGGATCAAGCTCTGGTGGGTGCAttggtggaggagaaggaggtggagGAAGCTCAGGCAGGAGAGGCTCCATCTCTGGAGGCGGTCACAGCTCTGGTGGTTATGGCTCTGGCAGTGGCAGGTGCAGCCCCCACAGTGGCGGGATCAGCTCTGGAGGTTGGAGCAGCTCTGGTAGGAGAGGTTCCATCTCtggaggtggaggagaaggagggggaggaagctCAGGTCATGGAGGATCCAGTTATGGCAGTGGTGGGTCCATcagtggaggagaaggaggttcAGGCTATGGAGGGAGCTCAGGATATGGAGGTGGCTCTGGCAGGAGAGGGTCCATCTCTGGTGGTGGTCACAGCTCTGGAGGGTGGGGATCAGGCTCTGGCAGTGGTGGAAGCAGTTCTGGAGGAGGAATCAGCTCCGGCtatggaggaggagaaagctCTGGGAGGAGAGGGTCCATCTCTGGTGGTGGAGGAAGCTTGGGCAGTGGTGGATCTAGTTATGGCAGTGGTGAATCCATctgtggaggagaaggaggctCTGGGTATGGAGTAGGAGGAAGCTCTGGGAGGAGAGGATCCATCTCTGGaggtggtggaggaggaggagggggaggctcAGGTCATGGAGGATCCAGTTATGGCAGCGGCGGGTCCATcagtggaggagaaggaggttcCGGCTATGGAGGGAGCTCAGGATATGGAGGTGGCTCTGGTAGGAGAGGGTCCATCTCTGGAGGTGGAGGAAGCTCAGGCCATGGAGGATCCAGTTATGGCAGTGGTGGATGCATTGGGGGGGGAGAAGGGGCCTCAGGGTGTGGAGGAGGGTCAGGATATGGAGGAGGCTCTGGATATGGGGGAGGCTCAGGGTACGGAGGAAACTCTGGATATGGGGGAGGCTCAGGGTATGGAGGAAACTCTGGATATGGGGGAGGTTCAGGCtatggaggaggaggaagctccATCTCTGGAGGCTGGGGATCGAGCTCTGctggcacctgcagccctggcagtcGGGGGGAAGGAGGTTGGGATTGCTCCGGAGGGGACAGTTTTTATGGAGGAGGGACCTGTGGAGCCAGGACATCCAGCTGCAGAGATGGGACTGAGGAAGGCGGGTCAGGAGGAGGGTGCTCTTCTCCAAGACTGGGTTACTGGTCTGCCTATGGAAGTGGCTCAGGTTCCTCTGGAGATGCTGCCCACAATTAA
- the LOC116436718 gene encoding uncharacterized transmembrane protein DDB_G0289901-like isoform X16, which produces MRRYFSRYGEGSFSSSSAHCGTLGGGDRRFGGFGQGYGSRSLHNLGGFRNVYTGGGYGGEGVGYGRCLGFGGWRQPERGFGGRGYFVGAFQGGETGLGGTYRGVSGREVLGGGLGVGEQGAGQGLGQAGVLRGIEEVHVNTNLLRPIQLQVDPEFQRARSDEKEQIKALNNKFASFIEKVQCLERQNQALLAKWELLQQQSSGPEESRNINNFFQSYISNLQRQLETLQSQKEQLDPEAYNMLRLVEDYKNRFEEEINKRTSKEEEFVELKKELDSAYMGKMEFDVRVDILRQELEFLRCLYEAELSQLQTVVGNTDIIVSMDNHRELNMDGIIEEVRQEYEGMAQKSTAELDAMYQGRYQDLQNMWVNQREQLRNSHQEIQELTRQIQRLQPEIEIARKRNSSLQDSIKDAEHRGSSAIRDGQKKLQELENALQQAKDDLSHLVHDYQELLNVKLGLDIEIAMYRSLLEEEENRIQEGSLATICVIDHNSRAPGVFGGIKSVKGGMSSGGTSGSGVKGPISGGGKGGSSSGGSGSICGGGKGSGYRGGGSSGGGGSMSKGSSSSGGWGSSSGGGGSSYGGGKGSGYGGGGSSGGGGSICGGGSSSGSGGSMSKGSSISGGGGSSSGGGGSSYGGGKGSGYGGGGSSGGSGGSMSKGSSISGGGGSSSGGGGSSYGGGKGSGYGGGGSSGGSGGSMSKGSSISGGGGSSSGGGGSSYGGGKGSGYGGGGSSGGGGSICGGGSSSGSGGSMSKGSSISGGGGSSSGGGGSSYGGGKGSGYGGGGSSGGSGGSMSKGSSISGGGGSSSGGGGSSYGGGKGSGYGGGGSSGGGGSICGGGSSSGSGGSMSKGSSISGGGGMSSGSGGSSYGGGKGSGYGGGGSSGSGGSICGGGSSSGSGGSMSKGSSISGGGGMSSGSGGSSYGGGKGSGYGGGSSGSGGSMSGGGQSSGGYGSSSGSGRCSPHSGGMSSGGGSSCGRRGSISGGGGQGSSGSGGSMSGGGQSSGGYGSSSGSGRCSPHSGGMSSGGGSSCGRRGSISGGGGQGSSGSGGSMSGGGQSSGGYGSSSGSGRCSPHSGGMSSGGGSSCGRRGSISGGGGQGSSGSGGSMSGGGQSSGGYGSSSGSGRCSPHSGGMSSGGGSSCGRRGSISGGGGQGSSGSGGSMSGGGQISGGYGSSSGSGRCSPHSGGMSSGGGSSCGRRGSISGGGGQGSSGSGGSMSGGGQSSGGYGSSSGSGRCSPHSGGMSSGGGSSCGRRGSISGGGGGGGGGGSGHGGSSYGSGGSISGGEGGSGYGGSSYGSGGSISGGEGGSGYGGSSGYGGGSGRRGSISGGGHSSGGWGSGSGSGGSSSGGGIGSGYGGRESSGRRGSISGGGGSSGHGGSSYGSGGSISGGEGGSGYGGSSGYGGGSGRRGSISGGGHSSGGWGSGSGSGGSSSGGGISSGYGGGESSGRRGSISGGGGSLGSGGSSYGSGESICGGEGGSGYGVGGSSGRRGSISGGGGGGGGGGSGHGGSSYGSGGSISGGEGGSGYGGSSGYGGGSGRRGSISGGGGSSGHGGSSYGSGGCIGGGEGASGCGGGSGYGGGSGYGGGSGYGGNSGYGGGSGYGGNSGYGGGSGYGGGGSSISGGWGSSSAGTCSPGSRGEGGWDCSGGDSFYGGGTCGARTSSCRDGTEEGGSGGGCSSPRLGYWSAYGSGSGSSGDAAHN; this is translated from the exons ATGAGACGATATTTCTCCAGATATGGGGAAGGGAGTTTCAGTTCTTCTTCTGCTCACTGCGGGACCTTGGGAGGTGGAGACAGGAGATTTGGAGGGTTTGGGCAAGGGTatggcagcaggagcctccACAACCTTGGAGGGTTCAGGAATGTCTATACTGGTGGAGGCTACGGAGGAGAAGGAGTAGGATATGGGAGATGCCTTGGGTTTGGTGGCTGGAGACAACCTGAGAGGGGCTTTGGTGGAAGAGGATATTTCGTGGGAGCTTTTCAAGGTGGTGAAACAGGGCTTGGTGGCACCTACAGAGGAGTTTCAGGCAGGGAGGTGCTCGGAGGAGGTCTTGGAGTAGGGGAACAAGGGGCTGGACAGGGATTGGGACAGGCTGGAGTTCTCCGAGGCATTGAGGAGGTCCATGTCAACACCAACCTGCTGAGGCCAATACAGCTCCAGGTGGACCCTGAGTTCCAGCGAGCGCGCTCGGATGAGAAGGAGCAGATCAAAGCTCTCAACAACAAATTCGCATCATTCATCGAGAAG GTTCAATGTCTGGAGCGGCAGAATCAGGCACTCTTGGCCAAGTGGgaacttctgcagcagcaaagctctggccctgaggagagcaggaaCATCAACAACTTCTTCCAGTCCTACATCAGCAACCTGCAGCGGCAGCTTGAGACGCTCCAGAgccagaaggagcagctggatcCCGAAGCCTACAACATGCTCCGGCTTGTTGAGGATTATAAAAACAG aTTCGAGGAGGAGATCAACAAACGCACGTCCAAGGAGGAGGAGTTTGTGGAGCTTAAAAAG gaaCTGGATAGTGCATACATGGGAAAAATGGAGTTTGATGTCCGGGTGGATAtcctgaggcaggagctggagttCCTCCGGTGTTTATATGAAGCC gagctgtcccagctgcaaACAGTGGTTGGGAACACTGACATCATTGTGTCCATGGACAACCACAGGGAGTTGAACATGGATGGAATCATCGAGGAGGTCAGGCAGGAATATGAGGGGATGGCCCAGAAGAGCACAGCTGAACTGGATGCCATGTACCAGGGCAGG TACCAGGACCTGCAGAACATGTGGGTGAATCAACgagagcagctgaggaacagTCACCAGGAAATTCAGGAACTCACCAGGCAGATCCAAAGACTCCAACCAGAAATTGAAATTGCAAGGAAAAGG AATTCCAGCCTCCAAGACTCCATTAAAGATGCTGAGCACCGTGGGAGCTCGGCCATCAGGGATGGCCAGAAAaagctccaggagctggaaaacGCCCTCCAACAGGCCAAGGATGACCTTTCTCACCTTGTCCATGATTACCAGGAGCTCCTGAATGTAAAGCTGGGCCTGGACATCGAGATCGCCATGTATCGATCACTCcttgaggaggaggagaacag GATCCAGGAAGGATCACTGGCCACAATCT GTGTCATTGACCACAATTCCAGAGCTCCTGGAGTCTTTGGAGGCATAAAAAGTGTGAAGGGGGGAATGAGCTCTGGTGGTACCAGCGGGAGCGGAGTGAAAGGGCCGATCtctggagggggaaaaggtgGATCCAGCTCTGGTGGGAGTGGGTCCATCTGTGGAGGGGGAAAAGGTTCAGGatacagaggaggaggaagctcaGGTGGTGGAGGTTCCATGTCCAAGGGTAGCAGCAGTTCGGGAGGGTGGGGGTCCAGCTCTGGTGGAGGTGGTTCAAGTTATGGAGGTGGAAAAGGTTCAGGatatggaggaggaggaagctctGGAGGAGGTGGGTCCATCTGTGGAGGAGGATCCAGCTCTGGCAGTGGAGGCTCCATGTCCAagggcagcagcatctctggagGTGGAGGATCCAGCTCTGGAGGAGGTGGTTCAAGTtatggaggaggaaaaggttCAGGatatggaggaggaggaagctctGGAGGCAGTGGAG GCTCCATGTCCAagggcagcagcatctctggagGTGGAGGATCCAGCTCTGGAGGAGGTGGGTCAAGTTATGGAGGTGGAAAAGGTTCAGGatatggaggaggaggaagctctGGAGGCAGTGGAGGCTCCATGTCCAagggcagcagcatctctggagGTGGAGGATCCAGCTCTGGAGGAGGTGGGTCAAGTTATGGAGGTGGAAAAGGTTCAGGatatggaggaggaggaagctctGGAGGAGGTGGGTCCATCTGTGGAGGAGGATCCAGCTCTGGCAGTGGAGGCTCCATGTCCAagggcagcagcatctctggagGTGGAGGATCCAGCTCTGGTGGAGGTGGGTCAAGTTATGGAGGTGGAAAAGGTTCAGGatatggaggaggaggaagctctGGAGGCAGTGGAGGCTCCATGTCCAagggcagcagcatctctggagGTGGAGGATCCAGCTCTGGAGGAGGTGGGTCAAGTTATGGAGGTGGAAAAGGTTCAGGatatggaggaggaggaagctctGGAGGAGGTGGGTCCATCTGTGGAGGAGGATCCAGCTCTGGCAGTGGAGGTTCCATGTCCAagggcagcagcatctctggagGTGGAGGGATGAGCTCTGGTAGTGGTGGGTCAAGTTATGGAGGAGGGAAAGGTTCAGGatatggaggaggaggaagctctGGCAGTGGAGGCTCCATCTGTGGAGGAGGATCCAGCTCTGGCAGTGGAGGTTCCATGTCCAagggcagcagcatctctggagGTGGAGGGATGAGCTCTGGTAGTGGTGGGTCAAGTTATGGAGGAGGGAAAGGTTCAGGATATGGAGGAGGAAGTTCAG GCAGTGGTGGCTCCATGTCTGGAGGTGGCCAGAGCTCCGGTGGTTATGGATCGAGCTCTGGGAGCGGCAGGTGCAGCCCCCACAGTGGTGGGATGAGCTctggaggtgggagcagctgtggcaggagaggctccatctctggaggtggAGGACAGGGAAGCTCAG GCAGTGGTGGCTCCATGTCTGGAGGTGGCCAGAGCTCCGGTGGTTATGGATCGAGCTCTGGGAGCGGCAGGTGCAGCCCCCACAGTGGTGGGATGAGCTctggaggtgggagcagctgtggcaggagaggctccatctctggaggtggAGGACAGGGAAGCTCAGGCAGTGGTGGCTCCATGTCTGGAGGTGGCCAGAGCTCCGGTGGTTATGGATCGAGCTCTGGGAGCGGCAGGTGCAGCCCCCACAGTGGTGGGATGAGCTctggaggtgggagcagctgtggcaggagaggctccatctctggaggtggAGGACAGGGAAGCTCAG GCAGTGGTGGCTCCATGTCTGGAGGTGGCCAG AGCTCCGGTGGTTATGGATCGAGCTCTGGGAGCGGCAGGTGCAGCCCCCACAGTGGTGGGATGAGCTctggaggtgggagcagctgtggcaggagaggctccatctctggaggtggAGGACAGGGAAGCTCAGGCAGTGGTGGCTCCATGTCTGGAGGTGGCCAGATCTCCGGTGGTTATGGATCGAGCTCTGGGAGCGGCAGGTGCAGTCCCCACAGTGGTGGGATGAGCTctggaggtgggagcagctgtggcaggagaggctccatctctggaggtggAGGACAGGGAAGCTCAGGCAGTGGTGGCTCCATGTCTGGAGGTGGCCAGAGCTCCGGTGGTTATGGATCGAGCTCTGGGAGCGGCAGGTGCAGCCCCCACAGTGGTGGGATGAGCTctggaggtgggagcagctgtggcaggagagggtccatctctggaggtggtggaggaggaggagggggaggctcAGGTCATGGAGGATCCAGTTATGGCAGTGGTGGGTCCATcagtggaggagaaggag gctcAGGTTATGGAGGATCCAGTTATGGCAGTGGTGGGTCCATcagtggaggagaaggaggttcCGGCTATGGAGGGAGCTCAGGATATGGAGGTGGCTCTGGCAGGAGAGGGTCCATCTCTGGAGGTGGTCACAGCTCTGGAGGGTGGGGATCAGGCTCTGGCAGTGGCGGGAGCAGTTCTGGAGGAGGAATCGGCTCCGGCTATGGAGGAA gagaaagctCTGGGAGGAGAGG GTCCATCTCTGGag ggggaggaagctCAGGTCATGGAGGATCCAGTTATGGCAGTGGTGGGTCCATcagtggaggagaaggaggttcAGGCTATGGAGGGAGCTCAGGATATGGAGGTGGCTCTGGCAGGAGAGGGTCCATCTCTGGTGGTGGTCACAGCTCTGGAGGGTGGGGATCAGGCTCTGGCAGTGGTGGAAGCAGTTCTGGAGGAGGAATCAGCTCCGGCtatggaggaggagaaagctCTGGGAGGAGAGGGTCCATCTCTGGTGGTGGAGGAAGCTTGGGCAGTGGTGGATCTAGTTATGGCAGTGGTGAATCCATctgtggaggagaaggaggctCTGGGTATGGAGTAGGAGGAAGCTCTGGGAGGAGAGGATCCATCTCTGGaggtggtggaggaggaggagggggaggctcAGGTCATGGAGGATCCAGTTATGGCAGCGGCGGGTCCATcagtggaggagaaggaggttcCGGCTATGGAGGGAGCTCAGGATATGGAGGTGGCTCTGGTAGGAGAGGGTCCATCTCTGGAGGTGGAGGAAGCTCAGGCCATGGAGGATCCAGTTATGGCAGTGGTGGATGCATTGGGGGGGGAGAAGGGGCCTCAGGGTGTGGAGGAGGGTCAGGATATGGAGGAGGCTCTGGATATGGGGGAGGCTCAGGGTACGGAGGAAACTCTGGATATGGGGGAGGCTCAGGGTATGGAGGAAACTCTGGATATGGGGGAGGTTCAGGCtatggaggaggaggaagctccATCTCTGGAGGCTGGGGATCGAGCTCTGctggcacctgcagccctggcagtcGGGGGGAAGGAGGTTGGGATTGCTCCGGAGGGGACAGTTTTTATGGAGGAGGGACCTGTGGAGCCAGGACATCCAGCTGCAGAGATGGGACTGAGGAAGGCGGGTCAGGAGGAGGGTGCTCTTCTCCAAGACTGGGTTACTGGTCTGCCTATGGAAGTGGCTCAGGTTCCTCTGGAGATGCTGCCCACAATTAA